One region of Trichosurus vulpecula isolate mTriVul1 chromosome 1, mTriVul1.pri, whole genome shotgun sequence genomic DNA includes:
- the LOC118845023 gene encoding zinc finger protein 260-like, producing the protein MAAGSSSPHPQGLVTFKDVAVDFTQEEWGLLDHAQKELYKGVMLENARNLLSLGLPVPREDMISSFEQTEGPWMLEQEGLRSCCPDAEMSLEMKETATELSPSVEETPKQRVMSDGPSDFHWREVCTTPESIQTGEKPYDCNQCGKTFPCKHSLVMHRRILLGEKPYECNQCEKAFREKGCLIAHQRTRTAEKPYECNQCGKGFKSWSMLTRHQRIHTGEKPYECNLCGQAFIQKVHLIGHQRTHTAEKPYECNQCGKAYKSWNSLTVHQRIHTEMKPYECNQCGKAFYWQKCLIAHQKIHTGEKPYKCYHCGKTYRWKGSLIEHQRIHTGEKPYKCNQCGKTFRRRKSVGEHQRIHTGKKPYECSQCGKAFARKGGLVKHERIHTGEKSINCNQCGMTFTHMRSLVIHRRIHTVKKPYECTQCRKTFTQKASLTLHNRIHTGEKPYECNQCGKAFKWRGNLITHQRIHTGEKPYECNQCGKTFVYKDGLVKHQRTHTGEKPYNCNQCGKTFTHKHSLVTHRRIHTGEKPYECNQCGKTFTWKCGLVIHERIHTGEKPYECNQCGKTFTDKRSLVRHRRIHTGEKPYECNQCGNTFTWKRGLVRHTRIHTGEKPYECNQCGKAFTDKRSLVRHRRIHTGEKP; encoded by the exons GGCTGCCAGTTCCCAGAGAAGACATGATCTCTTCCTTTGAGCAAACGGAAGGCCCATGGATGCTGGAGCAAGAAGGCCTGAGGAGCtgctgtccag atgcagAGATGAGCCTGGAAATGAAGGAAACTGCTACAGAGCTAAGCCCTTCTGTGGAAGAAACCCCCAAGCAAAGAGTCATGAGTGATGGTCCCTCTGACTTCCATTGGAGAGAAGTCTGCACAACACCTGAGAGTATCCAAACTGGAGAGAAACCGTATgactgtaatcaatgtggaaagacttttccATGTAAGCACAGTCTTGTTATGCATAGAAGAATCCTCcttggagaaaaaccttatgaatgtaatcagtgtgagAAGGCTTTTAGAGAGAAGGGATGTCTTATTGCACATCAGAGAACACGCACtgcagagaaaccttatgaatgtaatcagtgtggaaaaggTTTTAAATCATGGAGCATGCTTACTCGACATCAGaggatccacactggagagaaaccttatgaatgtaatctatGTGGACAAGCTTTTATACAGAAGGTTCATCTTATTGGACATCAGAGAACACACACtgcagagaaaccttatgaatgtaatcagtgtggaaaagctTATAAATCATGGAACAGtcttactgtacatcagagaatccacactgaaatgaaaccttatgagtgtaatcaatgtgggaaagctttttaCTGGCAGAAATGTCTTAttgcacatcagaaaatccacactggagagaagccttataaatgttATCATTGTGGAAAGACTTATAGATGGAAGGGCAGTCTtattgaacatcagagaatccacactggagagaaaccttataaatgcaatcaatgtggaaagactttcagacgTAGGAAGTCTGTTGGTGAACATCAGAGGATACACACtggaaagaaaccttatgaatgtagtcaatgtggaaaggcttttgcaCGGAAAGGTGGTCTTGTTAAACatgaaagaatccacactggagagaaatcgATTAACTGTAATCAGTGTGGAATGACTTTTACACATATGCGCAGTCTTGTTATACATAGAAGAATCCACACTGtaaagaaaccttatgaatgtaccCAGTGCAGAAAGACTTTTACACAGAAGGCCTCTCTTACTCTACATAacagaatccacactggagagaaaccttatgaatgtaatcaatgtggaaaagcttttaaatGGAGGGGAAATCTTattacacatcagagaatccacactggagagaaaccgtatgaatgtaatcagtgtggaaagacttttgtATATAAGGATGGTCTTGTTAAACATCAGAGAacacacactggagagaaaccatataactgtaatcaatgtggaaagacttttacacaTAAGCACAGTCTTGTTACACAtagaagaatccacactggagagaaaccttatgaatgtaatcaatgtggaaagactttcacatGGAAATGTGGTCTTGTTATTCATGAAAGAATCCACAcgggagagaaaccttatgaatgtaatcaatgtggaaagacttttacagaTAAGCGCAGTCTTGTTAGACAtagaagaatccacactggagagaaaccttatgaatgtaatcaatgtggaaacaCTTTTACATGGAAACGTGGTCTTGTTAGACATacaagaatccacactggagagaaaccttatgaatgtaatcaatgtggaaaggcttttacagaTAAGCGCAGTCTTGTTAGACAtagaagaatccacactggagagaaaccttag